The following proteins come from a genomic window of Metarhizium brunneum chromosome 2, complete sequence:
- the tycC_0 gene encoding Tyrocidine synthase 3, producing MDSQGTQVHGDLGHADMAHQTQRQHSTVLADNAAIYPYQEPAQPRTLVDIFDASVSAHPAAAAIDNGTSQLSYKELSEQVAARAKQLRSAGIGVGDKVGVRITSGSIELYVGILGILAAGAAYVPVDVDDPDERARLVWDEARVSAVLTDDATLTPHYTPVGSARPRRPQLEDDAWVIFTSGSTGKPKGVAVSHRSAAAFVDAEAQLFVPERPLGPGDRVLAGLSVAFDASCEEMWLAWRHGACLVPAPRALVRAGADLGRFLSSQRVSVVSTVPTLAALWPADALRGLRLLILGGEACPAELAARLARTAGSVWNTYGPTEATVVSCAAPLAPGDPVVRIGLPLAGWRLAVVGPDGDPVAWGDEGELVIGGAGVARYLDPEKDRAKFAPAAVFGGERAYRSGDVVRAERRGLVFVGRDDEQVKLGGRRVELGEVDAALLTLPDVCAAACAIRRSEVGAQVLVGYIVCSNGRAPDATDREILRRVLPATLVPMLVAVDDLPVRTSGKVDRKALPWPPPPPPTPAPAPQSSAGDFPSGNVDKEEADGTTAWVAEQWRRVLGMPPSCDSNFFDLGGTSLGAAQLVSQLRQRCPTLSVADVYENPGLAAMAARVDDLMGTGHVDREVVPTPRWLMVIQAAILLLEMTFQGVRWLTGLAFVKKIFVVVLGPGTWAGRYALPWWVLAVIWAVFLTAPGRLLTTAGVVRTLCFGIAPGTYRRGGLRHIRLWAAERFVGLGGIASVAGTPWCRYYARLLGCRVASNVQLHALPPATGLASFGAGCAVEPEADVAGWWLDGDKLHIGAITIGEGARVGARSTLMPGTILDPFASVQPGVSVRGIIRASDASLAPKGNEDGVGARTREGLGIWLLYTSTLLMLDFLPVLLVAPIFWLVPTIVGDYSNFREMCLGLITMAAPGSVLGLLLYSTSIILLTRTASLALRPGLYSWHGTTAWAAWLTHYLMMNTRTVLFPVFASLFTPTWLKLLGARVGRHVEASTVVPIPSLLRVQDGSFLADDVLLSPFELGAGQVRIGTATVGVKSFIGNSAIVDPDVEVPDGVLIGVLSSALDSKQMGPEFSSGSSWLGRPPMAIPRRITTIVDQSRTFNPPARLVLARALVESCRLFPLLLSGMIGTLAGIAMLYLLITFGIGWAVLASGGLLLGSGLVACTLATLAKWLLTPNIRAGHQHPLWSSFVWRNELADTFVQSLAVPWFVSMCYGTPFLNMWMRSLGAKIGRGVWLDSHLLPEADLITLEDGATVNRGSVLQTHLFHDRLMRLDKVHLEAGATLGPYAISLPGTTIGAGTTIAPTSLVMRGEQIPAGTRWHGNPVRPWSIEKDEGPSPNSSSDNDSLSPV from the coding sequence ATGGATAGCCAAGGCACCCAGGTCCACGGCGACCTCGGACACGCAGACATGGCTCATCAAACACAACGGCAGCATTCCACCGTCCTCGCGGACAACGCTGCCATATACCCATATCAAGAACCCGCCCAGCCTCGCACTCTGGTGGACATATTCGACGCCTCCGTCTCAGCGCAccccgccgctgccgccatcGACAACGGCACCTCCCAGCTGAGCTACAAAGAGCTGTCGGAGCAAGTTGCCGCGCGGGCGAAGCAGCTGCGAAGTGCCGGCATCGGCGTCGGCGACAAGGTCGGCGTCCGGATCACCTCTGGATCGATAGAGCTGTACGTCGGTATCCTGggcatcctcgccgccggAGCCGCCTACGTCCCCGTCGACGTGGACGACCCCGACGAGCGAGCCCGGCTCGTCTGGGACGAAGCCCGCGTGAGCGCCGTGCTGACGGACGACGCTACGCTCACGCCGCACTACACCCCCGTCGGCAGCGCACGACCCCGGCGCCCCCAGCTCGAGGACGACGCCTGGGTCATATTCACCTCTGGCTCGACAGGCAAGCCCAAGGGCGTGGCCGTCAGCCACCGCAGCGCAGCGGCCTttgtcgacgccgaggcgCAGCTGTTCGTGCCAGAGCGGCCGCTGGGCCCGGGGGACCGCGTGCTCGCCGGGCTATCAGTGGCATTCGACGCCTCGTGCGAGGAGATGTGGCTCGCGTGGCGGCACGGCGCGTGCCTGGTGCCCGCGCCGCGGGCCCTGGTCCGGGCCGGCGCCGACCTAGGCCGGTTCCTCTCGTCGCAGCGCGTGTCCGTCGTGTCCACGGTGCCGACCCTGGCGGCTCTGTGGCCGGCCGACGCCCTCCGCGGGCTGCGCCTGCTGATCCTCGGCGGGGAAGCCTGCcccgccgagctggccgcccGGCTCGCCCGCACCGCCGGGTCGGTGTGGAACACGTACGGCCCGACCGAGGCCACGGTGGTGTCGTGCGCCGCGCCCCTCGCGCCCGGGGACCCGGTGGTGCGCATCGGCCTGCCGCTCGCGGGGTGGCGGCTGGCCGTTGTCGGGCCCGACGGCGACCCCGTGGCCtggggcgacgagggcgagctggtcatcggcggcgccggcgtcgcgcGGTACCTGGACCCGGAGAAGGACAGGGCCAAGtttgcgccggcggccgtgTTTGGCGGCGAGCGCGCGTACCGCAGCGGCGACGTGGTCCGCGCCGAGAGGCGGGGGCTCGTGTTTGTCGgccgcgacgacgagcagGTCAAGCTGGGCGGGAGGCGCgtcgagctgggcgaggtcgATGCCGCGCTGCTGACGCTGCCGGATGTGTGTGCCGCGGCGTGCGCCATCCGCCGCAGCGAGGTCGGCGCCCAGGTGCTCGTGGGGTATATTGTCTGCAGTAACGGGAGGGCGCCCGATGCCACGGACCGGGAGATCCTTCGGCGGGTGCTCCCCGCGACTCTGGTGCCCatgctcgtcgccgtcgacgacctCCCGGTCCGCACGTCCGGCAAGGTGGATCGCAAGGCgctgccgtggccgccgccgccgccgcctacCCCGGCCCCGGCTCCACAATCGTCGGCCGGCGATTTCCCTTCCGGGAATGTGGATAAGGAAGAGGCCGATGGCACCACGGCATGGGTCGCCGAGCAGTGGCGCCGCGTTCTCGGCATGCCCCCTTCGTGCGACTCCAACTTTTTCGACCTTGGCGGGACCAGCTTGGGCGCTGCGCAGCTCGTCTCCCAGCTCCGCCAGCGATGCCCGACTCTCTCGGTCGCCGACGTCTACGAGAACCCGggcctggccgccatggctgcccgCGTGGACGACCTCATGGGCACCGGACACGTTGATCGCGAAGTGGTGCCGACCCCGCGGTGGCTGATGGTCATCCAGGCTGCGATTCTGCTCCTCGAGATGACCTTCCAGGGCGTCCGGTGGCTGACGGGGCTGGCATTTGTCAAAAAGATCTTTGTCGTCGTTCTCGGGCCGGGCACCTGGGCCGGTAGGTACGCGCTGCCGTGGTGGGTGCTCGCCGTCATCTGGGCGGTTTTCCTCACGGCGCCCGGGAGACTGCTCACGACGGCCGGAGTCGTGAGGACGCTCTGCTTTGGCATCGCGCCGGGCACCTACCGCCGGGGCGGACTGCGTCACATCAGGCTCTGGGCCGCGGAGCGCTTCGTGGgactcggcggcatcgcGTCCGTCGCGGGCACGCCGTGGTGCCGATACTACGCGCGGCTGCTGGGGTGCCGAGTGGCTTCCAACGTGCAGCTTCACGCTCTTCCACCTGCAACCGGGCTGGCGAGCTTCGGCGCAGGCTGTGCCGTGGAGCCCGAGGCCGATGTTGCCGGGTGGTGGCTCGATGGCGACAAGCTACACATCGGGGCCATCACAATCGGTGAGGGGGCCAGGGTTGGCGCCCGCAGCACTCTCATGCCAGGCACGATTCTGGACCCCTTTGCCAGTGTTCAGCCCGGGGTCAGCGTCCGGGGCATAATCCGGGCGTCGGACGCCTCTCTCGCCCCCAAGGGCAACGAGGATGGTGTTGGGGCCAGGACTAGAGAGGGCCTCGGGATATGGCTCTTGTACACGAGCACTCTATTGATGCTGGATTTCCTCCCTGTTCTCCTGGTTGCGCCTATTTTTTGGCTCGTTCCGACCATCGTTGGTGACTACAGCAACTTTCGCGAGATGTGTCTAGGCCTCATCACAATGGCAGCGCCAGGTTCCGTCCTGGGGCTGTTGTTGTACTCGACCTCCATCATCCTGCTCACACGGACGGCTAGTCTCGCCCTCCGCCCCGGCCTCTACTCATGGCATGGGACTACGGCGTGGGCAGCTTGGCTGACACATTATTTGATGATGAATACCAGAACCGTCCTTTTCCCCGTCTTTGCCAGCCTATTTACCCCTACGTGGCTGAAACTCCTTGGTGCCCGAGTAGGTCGCCATGTTGAAGCGTCGACCGTTGTCCCCATCCCATCGCTTCTCCGCGTTCAAGACGGCAgcttcctcgccgacgacgtcttgCTGTCGCCGTTTGAGCTCGGTGCCGGCCAGGTGCGAATCGGCACTGCAACGGTCGGCGTCAAGTCATTCATCGGCAACTCAGCCATTGTCGACCCCGACGTCGAAGTGCCGGACGGCGTCTTGATTGGCGTCTTGAGCTCGGCTCTGGATTCAAAGCAGATGGGGCCCGAGTTCTCGTCCGGCTCGTCGTGGCTCGGCCGACCGCCCATGGCCATACCGCGTCGCATCACGACCATCGTCGACCAAAGCCGCACCTTCAACCCTCCGGCCAGGCTGGTCTTGGCCAGGGCGCTGGTTGAGTCATGCCGGCTGTTTCCACTATTACTCTCCGGCATGATTGGCACCTTGGCCGGAATAGCCATGCTGTACCTCCTCATCACCTTTGGCATCGGCTGGGCCGTCCTGGCCAGCGGCGGACTTCTCCTGGGGTCCGGACTCGTTGCCTGCACTCTGGCCACTCTGGCCAAGTGGCTGCTGACGCCGAATATTCGCGCTGGCCATCAGCATCCGCTATGGAGCTCCTTTGTCTGGCGCAACGAGCTTGCCGATACCTTCGTGCAGTCCTTGGCCGTGCCCTGGTTTGTCTCCATGTGCTATGGCACGCCGTTCCTCAACATGTGGATGCGCTCTCTGGGTGCCAAGATTGGACGCGGCGTCTGGCTGGACAGCCATCTGCTGCCGGAAGCCGATCTGATTACGCTTGAAGACGGCGCTACAGTGAACCGAGGATCCGTCCTCCAGACTCACCTCTTCCATGACCGGCTTATGCGTCTGGACAAGGTGCACCTCGAGGCAGGGGCAACGCTCGGCCCATATGCCATTTCACTGCCTGGTACAACTATTGGTGCGGGCACGACTATTGCGCCTACTTCTCTCGTTATGCGCGGGGAGCAAATTCCGGCTGGTACACGGTGGCATGGAAACCCTGTTCGGCCGTGGAGTATAGAAAAAGATGAAGGCCCAAGCCCCAACTCTAGTTCGGATAATGACTCACTGTCTCCCGTTTGA